A single window of Nicotiana tomentosiformis chromosome 1, ASM39032v3, whole genome shotgun sequence DNA harbors:
- the LOC104101853 gene encoding type I inositol polyphosphate 5-phosphatase 4 isoform X1 yields MRDGSCKKTKLSWPKSLVKKWFNIKSKAEDFQADDIVYGGVDNEWRNNFLERQASTNKKKSKTENKLIDKSGRRNADRFHRNKIDLDTSEVTDVDNYRIFVATWNVAGKSPPNNLNLDDWLHTSPPADIYVLGFQEIVPLNAGNVLGTEDNGPGRKWLALIRKTLNSLPGTSGGGYRTPSPVPNPVVELDADFEGSAREQASSFFHRRSFQTLSHSMRVMENEMSMPRAQLDRRFSVCDRGVFGGRPSDYDPYAQWGGSSDDENGPDDSPITTHCSPISYSGSISLEDRDRQPLQSRYCLVASKQMVGIFLTIWIRSELRDDVRNLKVSCVGRGLMGYLGNKGSISVSMSLHQTSFCFICSHLTSGQKEGDELRRNSDVLEILKKTRFPRVHGFGDDNSPQTILEHDRIIWLGDLNYRIALSYRTAKALVEMRNWRVLLDNDQLRIEQRMGRVFNGWSEGRVYFPPTYKYSSNSDRYAGEDTHPKEKRRTPAWCDRILWYGRGLHQISYVRGESRFSDHRPVYSIFLAEVESINRHRIKKSLSYASSRVEVEELLPHSYGYGGYYY; encoded by the exons ATGAGAGATGGGAGCTGTAAAAAAACCAAG CTCTCGTGGCCAAAGAGTCTGGTAAAGAAATGGTTCAATATCAAGAGCAAGGCTGAGGATTTCCAAGCTGATGATATTGTCTATGGAG GTGTTGATAATGAATGGAGGAACAACTTCTTAGAGAGGCAGGCTTCCACTAACAAGAAAAAAAGTAAAACAG AAAACAAACTTATAGACAAGTCAGGGAGAAGGAATGCTGATCGTTTTCATCGAAATAAGATTGACCTTGACACTTCAGAGGTTACAGATGTGGATAACTACCG GATCTTTGTAGCTACATGGAATGTGGCTGGAAAATCTCCACCGAATAATTTAAATCTTGATGATTGGCTCCATACCTCACCTCCTGCTGACATCTATGTCCTCGG GTTTCAAGAAATTGTTCCTTTGAATGCTGGCAATGTTTTGGGGACAGAAGATAATGGTCCGGGTAGAAAATGGCTAGCACTCATCCGAAAAACTCTCAACAGTCTTCCCGGAACAAGTGGTGGTGGTTATCGTACGCCCTCTCCAGTTCCTAATCCTGTGGTTGAACTAGATGCTGACTTTGAGGGATCGGCAAGAGAACAAGCCTCGTCTTTCTTCCATCGTCGCTCATTTCAGACATTAAGCCATAGCATGAGAGTAATGGAGAACGAAATGTCAATGCCACGGGCTCAACTTGATCGGCGATTTAGTGTTTGTGATAGAGGTGTGTTTGGGGGTAGGCCAAGTGATTACGACCCATACGCCCAATGGGGCGGTTCCTCTGATGATGAAAACGGTCCAGATGATTCACCTATTACGACCCATTGTTCCCCGATTTCATATAGTGGTTCCATCTCTTTAGAGGACAGAGACAGACAGCCACTGCAATCAAGATACTGTCTTGTTGCGAGTAAGCAAATGGTTGGAATATTTCTTACTATTTGGATTAGAAGTGAACTAAGAGATGATGTTCGCAACCTGAAAGTGTCTTGTGTTGGTAGAGGATTAATGGGTTATCTAGGGAACAAG GGCTCAATCTCAGTTAGCATGTCACTGCACCAAACAAGCTTCTGCTTCATTTGTAGTCATTTAACATCTGGACAGAAAGAGGGAGATGAGCTCCGGAGAAACTCTGATGTCTTGGAGATTCTAAAGAAAACAAGGTTTCCAAGGGTTCATGGCTTTGGGGATGACAACTCTCCTCAAACAATCCTCGAGCACGA CCGAATCATATGGCTTGGGGATTTGAACTATCGGATTGCCTTGTCTTACCGAACTGCCAAGGCACTGGTAGAGATGCGCAATTGGAGGGTGCTGTTAGATAATGATCAG CTGCGGATAGAGCAGAGGATGGGACGTGTTTTTAATGGATGGAGTGAAGGAAGAGTATACTTCCCTCCGACATACAAGTACTCAAGTAATTCAGATAGATATGCAGGAGAGGACACACACCCAAAAGAGAAACGAAGAACCCCTGCTTG GTGTGATCGCATATTATGGTATGGTCGAGGCCTGCATCAAATATCTTATGTTCGTGGAGAGTCCAGATTCTCGGACCATAGACCAGTTTATAGTATATTCTTGGCAGAGGTTGAGTCCATCAACCGCCATCGTATCAAGAAAAGTTTGAGTTACGCTAGCTCTAGGGTTGAAGTTGAAGAGTTATTGCCCCATTCATATGGATATGGTGGATATTACTACTAA
- the LOC104101853 gene encoding type I inositol polyphosphate 5-phosphatase 4 isoform X2: MRDGSCKKTKLSWPKSLVKKWFNIKSKAEDFQADDIVYGGVDNEWRNNFLERQASTNKKKSKTDKSGRRNADRFHRNKIDLDTSEVTDVDNYRIFVATWNVAGKSPPNNLNLDDWLHTSPPADIYVLGFQEIVPLNAGNVLGTEDNGPGRKWLALIRKTLNSLPGTSGGGYRTPSPVPNPVVELDADFEGSAREQASSFFHRRSFQTLSHSMRVMENEMSMPRAQLDRRFSVCDRGVFGGRPSDYDPYAQWGGSSDDENGPDDSPITTHCSPISYSGSISLEDRDRQPLQSRYCLVASKQMVGIFLTIWIRSELRDDVRNLKVSCVGRGLMGYLGNKGSISVSMSLHQTSFCFICSHLTSGQKEGDELRRNSDVLEILKKTRFPRVHGFGDDNSPQTILEHDRIIWLGDLNYRIALSYRTAKALVEMRNWRVLLDNDQLRIEQRMGRVFNGWSEGRVYFPPTYKYSSNSDRYAGEDTHPKEKRRTPAWCDRILWYGRGLHQISYVRGESRFSDHRPVYSIFLAEVESINRHRIKKSLSYASSRVEVEELLPHSYGYGGYYY, encoded by the exons ATGAGAGATGGGAGCTGTAAAAAAACCAAG CTCTCGTGGCCAAAGAGTCTGGTAAAGAAATGGTTCAATATCAAGAGCAAGGCTGAGGATTTCCAAGCTGATGATATTGTCTATGGAG GTGTTGATAATGAATGGAGGAACAACTTCTTAGAGAGGCAGGCTTCCACTAACAAGAAAAAAAGTAAAACAG ACAAGTCAGGGAGAAGGAATGCTGATCGTTTTCATCGAAATAAGATTGACCTTGACACTTCAGAGGTTACAGATGTGGATAACTACCG GATCTTTGTAGCTACATGGAATGTGGCTGGAAAATCTCCACCGAATAATTTAAATCTTGATGATTGGCTCCATACCTCACCTCCTGCTGACATCTATGTCCTCGG GTTTCAAGAAATTGTTCCTTTGAATGCTGGCAATGTTTTGGGGACAGAAGATAATGGTCCGGGTAGAAAATGGCTAGCACTCATCCGAAAAACTCTCAACAGTCTTCCCGGAACAAGTGGTGGTGGTTATCGTACGCCCTCTCCAGTTCCTAATCCTGTGGTTGAACTAGATGCTGACTTTGAGGGATCGGCAAGAGAACAAGCCTCGTCTTTCTTCCATCGTCGCTCATTTCAGACATTAAGCCATAGCATGAGAGTAATGGAGAACGAAATGTCAATGCCACGGGCTCAACTTGATCGGCGATTTAGTGTTTGTGATAGAGGTGTGTTTGGGGGTAGGCCAAGTGATTACGACCCATACGCCCAATGGGGCGGTTCCTCTGATGATGAAAACGGTCCAGATGATTCACCTATTACGACCCATTGTTCCCCGATTTCATATAGTGGTTCCATCTCTTTAGAGGACAGAGACAGACAGCCACTGCAATCAAGATACTGTCTTGTTGCGAGTAAGCAAATGGTTGGAATATTTCTTACTATTTGGATTAGAAGTGAACTAAGAGATGATGTTCGCAACCTGAAAGTGTCTTGTGTTGGTAGAGGATTAATGGGTTATCTAGGGAACAAG GGCTCAATCTCAGTTAGCATGTCACTGCACCAAACAAGCTTCTGCTTCATTTGTAGTCATTTAACATCTGGACAGAAAGAGGGAGATGAGCTCCGGAGAAACTCTGATGTCTTGGAGATTCTAAAGAAAACAAGGTTTCCAAGGGTTCATGGCTTTGGGGATGACAACTCTCCTCAAACAATCCTCGAGCACGA CCGAATCATATGGCTTGGGGATTTGAACTATCGGATTGCCTTGTCTTACCGAACTGCCAAGGCACTGGTAGAGATGCGCAATTGGAGGGTGCTGTTAGATAATGATCAG CTGCGGATAGAGCAGAGGATGGGACGTGTTTTTAATGGATGGAGTGAAGGAAGAGTATACTTCCCTCCGACATACAAGTACTCAAGTAATTCAGATAGATATGCAGGAGAGGACACACACCCAAAAGAGAAACGAAGAACCCCTGCTTG GTGTGATCGCATATTATGGTATGGTCGAGGCCTGCATCAAATATCTTATGTTCGTGGAGAGTCCAGATTCTCGGACCATAGACCAGTTTATAGTATATTCTTGGCAGAGGTTGAGTCCATCAACCGCCATCGTATCAAGAAAAGTTTGAGTTACGCTAGCTCTAGGGTTGAAGTTGAAGAGTTATTGCCCCATTCATATGGATATGGTGGATATTACTACTAA